From the genome of Labrus mixtus chromosome 17, fLabMix1.1, whole genome shotgun sequence:
TGGAGGCACAGATTGAGGACCGGAAGAAGGTAGCCACTAAAAAAGGGAGCCACCTGTTGTGGTGTAAATTGTTACCGTGTTATCTGGAGACCTTCCGccgagtgtgtctgtgttcctcGCAGCTAGGTTACAACATATGTTGAAGACTGAGATTTTTattgaagacatttaaaaccaGCATTGTGTCATTATCGTTTGaattaaaactaaacaaataGGCATTCGTTATTCGGGGGAAACCACGGACGCGTTCTGCGGATGGTCATCAGTTAACACGGGCACCATTTAAACCGTAACACCACCTCATCTCACGTGGGAGCGGATGTAAACAAAACGTAGATTTGCGCAGAGTAAAAGttactgattttaaaaagagatgaatAAACAAGTCAGTACAAAAAGGTTTGAGTTTAGGAGTCAAGCTGTCATCACTCTTTGTCTGTTCTAGAAATCTGTTTTAATATGTCAACTGCAGATTAGCAGCTAGTtctgtacatttttgtttttaatactttttattatctgtttgttggtttttaaatgattttgtttatctatgatgtgtatatatatatgtgtgtgtatgtatacagtatatgcatatgcttatgtgtgtatgtgtacatatatatgtatgtttgttatttttcattgtttatcctgctcgacgtcattgtaaatgagggctatgctctcaatgattttcgagtgtaaataaagacataacaaATAGTGTTTGTGGTGCTACTACTTGGGGACCCAGGCCAGTAAGCCATGATTTCTTCCTTGAAGCCCTGCCTCTCCATGTCTTATTAGCTTCATTAAATGCTAATTTAAGTGTTTAacctgctttgtgtgttttcatggagGCGTTGGAGAGTTTGAAGGAGCGCACACAGAAGATGCGGGAGAAGATTAGAAGACAGACAGAGTTACACGTAGAATTAAAGATGCTGCACAAGGTACAGTaaggaaaacatttaacacCACATCCCTCactgaacagcagcagcaccgTAAAAACACCTTATTATTACCTCCCTCTCTGTAGGAAGAAGATGCTTCTAGCGCCGCTGAGAGGGCGGAGAGGGAGAGGACGCAGGAGCtgaggaagcaggaggaggagaggaggctggaggaggagcacGTCCAACTgatggagaggaaagaggagctGAAGAGTCAAGTAGAGCGGCACGCTTTGTACAATAAATACATGGAGCGGGTTGTCCAAATGACAAAGGTAACGACACCTGACTCaatcttaatgtgtgttttatcaTAAGACCAaatcacctgtcagtcaaagccGTGAACGACATGCAGGCTGCCCGATACTGAATCCTGTTTCAACACCAATGCAACAAAAGTAGAAGTCACAGGCAGCTAATAATGAGAAATGTATTGTTTTCTTGTATCCTGCACGCTGTCTTCTTTTTGCcaatgattttgtgtttttttttttggggggggtatTAACctgaaacgtgtgtgtgtgttacagttcgAGGATGTGCAGCAGCTCACCAACCATCTAGAAAGTCTCCTCCACTTCAAAGAGCAGCTGTATCAGAGGGACGCCGAGTCCGACCAGCagctggaggaaaagaaaaaagcccTGGTGACGCTGAAGGACCGGCATGTGTTGGTGCGGCGGCAGAGGACCAGCGAGCTGTCGCAGCTGCAGGCCGGGCTCACCGGCACGCTCTCTGAAGTTGCAGCATGGGTACCAGACACATTTCTGACCCTATCAGAGCGTAAGGCTTTTgaattcaaccaaaatcttgtgttttttatatcagttttgcCTTCTTTTTCTACATGAAGGAAAAGAAGTGGAACCACATTCAAGAAACAGCCGCGAAGAAAACCCTACAACTGGGGGAGCTCAAGATGGCCGCCCTCAACGTCTTTGAATTGACGGGTGGGAACGAAGACGAAGAGGAACCTGTGGACATTAACgacacagagaaacagctggagaaggtACGAACGCTTGAGGGGCTTTCTGATAGGAAGTTGCTAGGTGACCGAAAATGTGGTCCTTTTTGGATGCACATTGTATCTGTCCACTATTCAGTAGAAAGCTCTGACCTTTCTTCTGCTGAGGAAGCGATGAAGAAGAGGGTGTGGCTTCATGAGATCCTCAGAGCTCGTCAGGATGTAGGGCAGGTTAGGCTCGTCCGGGAGCTGCAGCTCGATAACGACGGCTTCCAGGTGAACGTCAGGCTGAGTGAGGAGCACAAAGACAGCCTGTTGGGGAGaggaagtagtagtagtaataatttatttcagtcacaagaaaaaaacaaaaacattttgaccgaaaaggtgtaggctgaagcttcaGCTTATTACACCTATCCTcgttacaaatcttattatttaagacactactagtttggttacaaaaaacaaaaacatatcagaacaaaatttgttccaagaatttctttcaaaacaaaaacaaatgaaacaaacaaaaaaacaaaacagaagttacattcacaaaaaataatcaaaccgaccttttCTATTTgttaaacatcattttttttaaacaaaaacgtGCACCAAGACTCACCAGAATCAGGACAAACTTCAGGCAGCCGATCAGTCCCTCAGAACGTCTGATGGGActtgtttgttgtgatctgatctgccCTCCTATTGGACACCCTGACGTGTCATCACAGAGCGCTGCGCCCAACTTAAATTATTTCAAACTTCCATGCAGCATGTAGAGACAGTGAACGCTTCCTGCTGCGCTCAGCTCAGCCAGGTTCAGTTACACTCTTGCATCGCGCTCCACATCGACGATGAATGAGTTAAACAGCAGATTGCAGCGCCAGCCACATCCAATCTGAAAAACTCCTTTAAATCATAACaccttaaaagaaagaaaaataatcagcatcctctttttttttcttttttttcacaggttCAGAAGTTCTTCCAGGACCATGAGGAGTTCCTGAGACATCATCAAGCTGCCTCACCGAAACACAAAGATAAcggaaaaggaaagaaacaagATCAAAGAGTCCAAAGTGGCTCTTCTTAAAACATATAAAAGTTTGTATTTCATGTCCAAGTGTTTGCAAGAGTGAAACTTTAAACGCTGTGGGCTGAGGACGGGGGACAAAGTGTAACTTTGAACACAGCGCAGTGAAAGAAATGAAGCCAAATGATCTCTTTTAAGACTGTCGATCCAAAGCATCCTTTGTGACAAAACTTAGCGCTCGTCTTCATCCCATCACTGGAGGACGTACAGTACCTGTTACCGTACATTTGTGTGGTTTCACCTGACCTGAAAACTGCTTGCCTGTCATCTGTCATCCAATGAGAGCACTCGAGGACGACTTACATCAGAGGTTCACATGAGTACTTCAGAGGAGTTTCCACTCTGTGCTGGTGTTGTTGTCCCAGCTCCACAGGTGCTAGAAACCCCAAACTACACTTTATACGTACCTATGCAGCTTCCAACTgcatttctattttattatttttatttattttattgcacttaaaaagcaaaaacataatAGATGAATGGAaacacagacagtacataatgattagttaattaacaaaatatacattttgaaagaaatgtgctggaggagccaaataaagcCAGAGGGGCTCGTCGAGTGgccctcctaaagagaaacatgtaacacagagacaaaaacaataagGCTAACAAGAACACGTACtcaataaggtgtaaaagaaagcaaaacaagaaagagacaaattaaagaagaggggaaaaaggcGCTTTGGTTAATTGGCCAAGCAGGaaataaatggtttgttttttatatacgATGCTaaatgtgagaaaaacacaCTTCCTGTGTAGATGCTTCAAATGAGACGCTGTGTTGAAATGATTTGTCCACAATGTGCAGAGCAGCTGTAAGAGAGTAACGCACAGCGGCAGACTGAGCCACACAGCCGCCGTCGTCCTTTTCCAACCCTGGAACATCTCCGCGCAGATTAAGAGGAGCTGAAACAGATCGACATGTGAAGTCATGTGTCAAACGTTCCACTGCGTCTGGAAAGAGAAGAACAAATACGAACACGCCAGAACCCTCAAAAGACCTCGACCATAAAGTAATTCAGAGATTTATATGTCATCAtcgttctttttttaaacacagaaacaaattgATCTCAGAATCTGAAAGACTACGTCGACTACGTTTGGGTTCACAGCTCGGCCACAGTTGTCAGTCGTAGCTGTGCTTCTGTGTTTCATGCTGATTTACGAGGGGGAGTCGGAGAAGCGGGTGTAATGATAACCATTAACACGTAGATGAAGAGCTACAGAAGTGACCTGCACTAAAAGACAGCAAAGACAAGTTACCTGTTAGAGAGAAAAGCAGCTGTAAAAGAAAAGCAGCTGCTTCAGGTGGTAAAACACCTCGGACAGTTTAACTCTAACAGAAGTGtaaatggtgtttaattatggtgctTTCCATTTGATAACTCCCTCGTGTGAacgtgaggggaggggggggttggaggtgtgtctctggaggagagcggaggcttcagtatggaggaggaaacaaagtTGGGCTCGGCTGAAAGATGAGACGCTCATAATGAGGAAGTGTTGACGGGGACATAACCCAGACATCCGAGGACGACGACGGCATATTGAGAATTAGTCTGAACACCTCTCCACTTTTGGATCGCTCTCTTCAAGTCAGACATGAAGCACTGATACTTCAGATACTTGTATCTTCCTCTCAGACTAAACAGCCGGGATAGTTcatgtgttgtttggttttcaTGGAACGAAAGTGATGACACTGATGTGGCGTCGCAAACATTATGAGCATGATTCAGAGGCTGCACAGATTCTTCTTCTGATATCAGTGTTGAGAGTTTCttcagatttgaa
Proteins encoded in this window:
- the LOC132992080 gene encoding coiled-coil domain-containing protein 42-like → MEALESLKERTQKMREKIRRQTELHVELKMLHKEEDASSAAERAERERTQELRKQEEERRLEEEHVQLMERKEELKSQVERHALYNKYMERVVQMTKFEDVQQLTNHLESLLHFKEQLYQRDAESDQQLEEKKKALVTLKDRHVLVRRQRTSELSQLQAGLTGTLSEVAAWEKKWNHIQETAAKKTLQLGELKMAALNVFELTGGNEDEEEPVDINDTEKQLEKVQKFFQDHEEFLRHHQAASPKHKDNGKGKKQDQRVQSGSS